Within Sorghum bicolor cultivar BTx623 chromosome 2, Sorghum_bicolor_NCBIv3, whole genome shotgun sequence, the genomic segment GGTACGGATGGTCAGCTCTAGCTTGGCTCCAACGCATTTTCATGCAACCAAACAGCCTGAAATTAACTATATAGAGCCAGGCTAGGGATTGGCTAGCCAACCAAAGACACACTATAGGGCCATACTTTGCACATATTTTTGATGAAAAAATGGGACTTGGCCTCTCTTTGTTCCCTTAAACCGATGGCTTGATCCTTTGattgtgcttcttctctcacaGCCATCTTGCTATTTGGAAAGTTTGTTGAAGAGGCCAAGCAACGCTAACCCAGGTAAGCCTGCCTCACCCACACCTTTTCTAGTACCATTCTGCGTGGCTATGACAAACAAACTGCCAATCGGTTTATCGAGTTTCCGTCAAAGCCGCAATCAAAACAGACGAGATAACAAAACGAACCAGAGCAGCTCGATCACACTCACCCGACGGGCCAGTCCACGCGAGGACTTCAGAAACCACGTCACTCGCCCGCCGTGCGGCCCATCCGCAGCGAGCGCCCCAAAGAAGCCCAGTCAAATCCCTGATAGTGCACAAGGCACGCACGCCCTAGCACAAGCGCAGCAGAAGCAGAATACGTGTCCCCGACTCGTAGCCTCCCTCCACTGCCGGCCGCCCACTCGCGCGTCCAGGCTCCGCCTGGTGCAGGCGCGTACTACTCTTCACGGTACGCCGCGCCCGCGCGGGCCGCTTCCTCTCCAACCGCGCCGCTCCACGCCATCCAACCTCCTCCCTATCCACGGCTATCCCCTCCCTCACCGCTATCCGCTATAAATAGGCGCCGGCGCAACGGTCCTCTCCTTCCCTCTCCTCGATCTTGCTGGCCGCCCGCCTCGCGCTCGCGCCCACCCCAACTCGCGCGCACGGCCGCACCGCGGCACGTCGCGTCGCGTCGCGTCGCGTCGCATCCCGCCGTGCCCGCGAAAACCGGCGCCGCCGCTCCACCGCAGCAGCGCCCGCCGTCGCGCCGGGGCAGGtagcggcggccatggcggtggACCGCGTGGACGGCGAGGAGGCGTTCGAGGAGGTGGACCCGACGGGTCGGTTCGGGCGATACGCGGACGTGCTGGGGCTCGGGTCCGTCAAGAAGGTGTACCGCGGGTTCGACCAGGAGGAAGGGATCGAGGTGGCGTGGAACCGCGTCCGGCTGCGCGCGCTGGCGGACCGCGACCCCGGCATGGTGGACCGCCTCCACGCCGAGGTGCGCCTCCTCCGCTCGCTCAGCCACGACCACATCATCGGCTTCCACAAGGTGTGGCTGGACCGCGACGCCGGCGTGCTCAACTTCATCACCGAGGTCTGCACCTCCGGGAGCCTCCGCGagtaccgccaccgccaccgccacgtcTCCGTCAAGGCGCTCAAGAAGTGGGCGCGCCAGATCCTGGAGGGTCTCAACCACCTCCACACCCACGACCCCTGCATCATCCACCGCGACCTCAACTGCAGCAACGTCTTCATCAATGGCAACAACGGCCAGGTATCGCCTTGCCCAATCCCAATCCCCCTGATCCCCCTCCCCGCGCTTGATGATACATCATTTGTTTCGTCAATTCAAGATTCTTTCATCGTGTTCGACGCTATCTGCGCGATCCTGTTTTATTCAGTTACAATTACAACGCGATAAGGCCAAATTTTATAGGATTTATAATAATGGAAAAATaggatatatatacatatatattattagAATATACGTAGTAAGTATATAAATTTTGAATTGGATCCGTCATTTGGTGCTGGTTGTTGGCGCTGGTGCTCCAGATGTACAACGACCCGCGCATTAGGGCACTAGGGGATTGGTGGCGGGGCCTATCTGCTGCCCTTTCCGCTTCTTTTCTGTGACGACCTGtacctctctccctccctccgcgTCAAGCGGGCGAGATGGAGAGATACGCGCTGCTGCTCCTGTGCTGGCTGCGCGCCTTTGGAATAAAGGAGAAGCCTCCCAAGGGATGCACGCTGAGAGTGGCGCTCTTTAATTTTGCTACGCTGGTTATATTGACACCATCGATCGCTTTCTTGTTAATCCAGCTAAGCTTCcataagcagcagcagcagcagcaccaagCAATGAGCCGTCGGCGCGCGGGCGCCGCGCGAGATTCCGCACGCGCTGCTTGCTTGCCTgcctgctttttttttttttttggttgaaaGTGCCGCGTCTGTTAGTTAGATGTTGCTTTCGATCCATACGATACGAATGACGATGCGTGTTGGAACCTCGGGCTAAATCTAAATCTAACGGCACGCACGCGCGCTCGTGCAGGTGAAGATTGGCGACCTCGGGCTGGCGGCGATCGTGGACAAGACGCACGTGGCGCACACCATCCTGGGCACGCCGGAGTTCATGGCGCCGGAGCTATACACGGAGACGTACACGGAGTCGGTGGACATCTACTCGTACGGGATGTGCGTGCTGGAGATGGTGACGCGGGAGGTGCCCTACGCCGAGTGCGGCAGCGTCGTGCAGATCTTCCACAACGTCACCCGGGGCGTCCCGCCCGCGGCGCTCAAGCGGCTCAAGGACCCCGAGCTGCGGGGATTCATCGAGCGATGCATCGGCCAGCCCCGGAACCGGCCCTCGGCCGCCGAGCTCCTGCAGGACCCGTTCTTCAACGGCATCCGCGgcggggacgacgacgacgcgctTGCTGATGCCTGCAGCGTCGTCGCCGGCGCGCCGGCCGTGCCACGCCCGCGGAGCTACGTCGACGACCTCGCCGGGCTCCGGCTGGACTGACCGACCGTGTTCCACTTGCTCCCAGCGTTAATTATTCTGCTTCTGTATCAGCTGGCGCGTGTTAACGTGTTTTAGAATTCAGGGATTGCTGGTCTTAGTGAATTCATGGCCGGCGAGCGATTATTGCAAGTGTGTATAGATTGTTTAATTTACGTCTCACCGGCGATCGACTAGTTTGTTCACTGTATCTGTACCAATAATTGTTGTTGGCTTTGCGCGAGATGAAGCGCTGTATTTGACTTTGCGTGCTGAATCTTTCAAACAGTGGTTTTCCCTGAGCTGGATACCGCCATGGATGCCGGAATACACTGAACAGCTGATATGGATCTACTCCTGTAGACGTGAGAGACACGAGGGCAGCGTCCTGGCCTGAATCTGCCCGGGGCCCGGCCTGGGGCTGTGGCATGGACGTATGGCCGCAAGCCAAGCGTCgaccttcttgagcttctcgtcCCTTGACGCATCAGGAACATCATGGATTCGTGGGCAGCTGTGACTGCAAGATATATGCAGACAGACTGTTCCTGATAGAATCCATGATATAGGCAAACGTTACTAGCGGCAACCAAACACGGCCAGGCGGTCAGCCAGGCCACATCTGTGAAGTCTGAAGGGACCATCACGGCTTACCTTTTGCAGGTCAACTGCGAAGCATATAGCAGGATTAACTCGGATAAATAAACTATTGCATGATCTGGGCTGATCAGCTCGCGTTCCCCCATCGATTCCGCTGGTGAGTGGTGACTAAGGATGAAAACAGTATGGATATTTTCCGAtcatattcgagaccgaattcgtttagatgaGTTTAGATTTGTCCGTATTAGAGTTCGAATATTCAATATCCGATTtcgtatccgtattcgaatacttaaatcgtatatttatgatgtcgatatCCAATCCTATCTTTTCCGACatggttgatattatccgtattcgaatccgaattcgaccaaaaatataaaaacaaatatgatattagTGATATCCATTCGTATCCAatccattttcatccctactgTTGACGAGGGCGATCGGGAGGATGACTGTGCAGGGATGTTGTATTGTTTTCTTTCTTTAAGGGTGTCTTTGCAAGTCTTGGAATACAAACccgatttctcaaaaaaaatcaAGTTTGAGGGTTTGACTAGCTAAGTTGAGGCAAAGCCAAGAACAGCTCGGGTGGGCCGATTGGAATGGCTAGTAGTATATGTCTATGGGCTAAGGTAATGACTGGCCCAGATAGAATTCAAGCTAAACTATAATACTCTCGATGACTCCATCTGATCCATAAATTAAGCCCAATGTAGTCCATATAGAGCTAATAATTAGCTCTTTTGATCCAAATATGTCGAACTAATAGTCTAGATAATTTTTAGCCGAATAACTAACTAATAACTATCTCATCAATGGGGCCAAACCAGCTGATAAGAGCTAGTTAGTTAGCTATATTAGCTATGAGCTACCAGTGTTAGCTACTCCTtccgttttaaattataagaacTTTTATTTTCTATGTAGATTGATTTTACTATATATCTACaaatagtgtatatctaagtatATAGAAAAcctatatatttagataaatcaAAATGACTATTAATTTAGAATGAAGTGGTTAACTATCAGTAGCTAATGGATTGAAATAGGGTCTAATCGATTTAGATGCGCGACAAATATATTGTATTGATTAATAATAATATGTATTTGAAAAAAACAAACATGAACGAAAGAAAAAAGTGTAGTGGAGTTATCACAGAGCAGAAAGAAAGCGTCAAAGTAGCCTCATCTGGAATCACAAAAAAAGTAAGATAGAAGGACGACCTAGCATgacattggtaaaattaatcttgcatgatccaatataacatcaaactgtgcaattggaTCAACGCGGATATATTAGGACTTGAGGTACGGAATAAATGATTCACGCAAGCCGCTAACGACTATCTAGCGTGACAAGCTTAGTGATCATTCCTTGTTCCcatttttaatttttatttaaatttaattcATCCCGTTTAAATATTCCACGTATGTACAGCTAGATCGGACAAACTTTCATCTCATAAACAATAAGTTCCTACATGATTTGGTGGAAAGGTTTAAATTTTGTTCTACAAAACTTCATCAGATTTCCGAACCAGGTTTAAAAATGTTAAAAGAGTTTACATGAATCGAGAAAATTTGACTCAGAATAATAAAACAATAGAGATATGGATGAATGCCTCCTTGCGTCACGAGTGCTTTCCCTTGTAAGTTGCAAGGTCTGTTTGGTTAAAAAGTTACGTACTGTGAAAAAGTTTTCAGTTATTTGGTTAGAGCAACTCTGAAACCTACTCTCTTCCTCCATATGTCTTGAATCGGATGTGAAACACCACTCTATTTCTAGTTATTTGGAAGacaaaaatgtgaaaaccaaAAATAGAGTCCAAGGCGCTCAAAAGATATACTATGCGAGAGCAAGGCAACTTCAGATTTCATCCATTTGATTGACGTTCTGCCTTTTTTTTACATCACAAGCGCTTTTCAAAAGTTGAACAAAACACAACCCTTGCTGCAACACAACACAAACATTTATTGGTCATAGCCTTTTGCAAGCCACAATATTCTTACCACTCTAGCTATTTGACGTTTTCAAATGGTAATAATCTTAGGGTTTGCTTGGATCACATTTGGATTATTATAATCTAGATTATTAATAAGATTGTAATAATCTATATTATGGGTTAATAACTAGTAAATATGTTTATGTGTTGCAACGAGAGAGAAAATAGCTATCCAACGCCCATGGGTAATAAAGACGGGTAATGCtatgtatatatttattttttttctaattatGACATGGATAATTTGAGTTAATGTTCGCAGCCTACTAAGTcagtatcaaataaaaatacaacCTGTAAAGATTGTTTCCTCCCATTATAAAGAATTAACATATTTTCTTGTAACTATATAATAACTTCAATTTTCATGCCATCCATGTGTTGGCATAATTAAATATCAAGTTTTGTAAATTCCTTTGGAGCCTGTAAAATATGTAATTCTAATATCTGATCAAATCGGCAAAGGGTTACATATCGACGTGTCAAGAATTGTTATTTCCAATGATTGTTACGAGGGGAGAGTTATCTTGACTTTTCACATGGTGATTTGTCATTGAACTGGCACGTGCATATAGCCAGGAGGCAAATTTATTAGACCAAACACGACAATAAACTTCTCAAGACCTCAACTCCATGTTTTGATTAGTTGGGTTATTGGCTAAACCGTTCTAATATGACAAGTTTCGATCCAAATTAGAATCTCATCAATAACTTGTGGAAATCTTTATTTATTAAGGAAGGGTTAAGTGTTTGGAGGCCCATGATTTTGCCTGTATTCTATTAGCATGGTCGAAATGGATTATAGGATTATTCTAAAAAAAGATGGACTACAAGATTATAATAATCTGTTGAATCCAACCAATAATCTAGGGTGTCCATGttatctaagagcatctccaaccgttTGGCAAAATTCGTTTCTCAAATGTTGTTGTTTGTCaactcctaaaataatatagggaaaaaagatctcatctccaacagtttgacaaatttcctttgcaaaaacaaaaaaaaaccgcTAACAAAACGAAGAGTCCCGCTAAGCGAATGAAGAGTCCCGCTAAACGAATGAAGAGCCCCGCTAAGCATAAGGAGAAAAATTGATGTCAAGCACAGAGCCCGCGTGCATATTTGCACGCTATACATGACATATGTCAAATTAGAAAAGATGAGGAATAAAGatacaaaactgttggagatgctctaattacGGCTATGATCCAAGATGAATCAGCATGCCCTTACTACTGCTATCCTTTCTCAGATTCTCCATGATAATTCTGCAGACACATGCTAAGGGCCATGTTTAGTTTCCCATGGAATGCAAAATGCTAACTACTTTGGAACGataaaatacaaaatgccaaAAAATTAGGGTTATATTTAGTTTCAtctaaaatgcagaatttattgccctTATTATGGCCACTTGAGGCACTTTTGGGCTTTTTTGGTCTCTTGATGCCAAAATCTAAAATGGAGATTGACAACCATTTTGtcaaaaattttgcatgatGTTTAGTTACATTATGCAGAATGATGGACCAAAACTCATATTTTTTGGAATGAAAaggaaactaaacaccccctaaaaagatataaatataaaaGCAAAAGAACAAAAGATCCAGTCATATATTAAGTAGATTTTAACTGATTATAATAATCATTAATTAATCTATTATGTTTCTAAAAATAGAATACTACTGAATATAGTCTAAAGTAAACCATAATAGAATACTCATCATATATATTGCTCCCATAATTTTGTGCTAGTTTGGTAGGACTTTTGCTTCTTTTGTGCCAGTCTGGCTGGACTTTGGCTTCTCTTAAAAGAGCTCTGGTTTTGGCTCCTCTTGTAGGGCAACTTGTTTGACAAAGCTAAAGTCATTACAAAAATATTTAGCAAAAATGTCTTTAGTGGTATTTTTCTAATAATTATGTGAAGTTTGTGAGCAGAAGCTGAGAGAAGCTATATTTTCGTAGCTCTAGCTTCTctattaaaaaaaattgttcTAGCTACTCCAGGATCCTTGCAAGAAGACATTTTTTAGATGACTGTTTAACACAGCTCCACGACAAAATGTCATAAGAAGAGTCGTGCCAAAGAAGCCCTTGAATTAAGTGGCCATTAAGGGTCTATTTGGTATGGCTTTAGTTCCAGCTCTAGCAATAGTTTGTGCAGAGAAGCCATACTAATCACTTGAGGAGGAGCTGTTTTTTGATGAGCTATAGGGGTGACGGAGGTGTTTTGGGGCAAGGAGTTGGAGCTGCAAAAAGTGTCTACTCTTCGCGCTACAAATCTCTGGGCTCCGGAGCAACACTCAAGGAGGAGCCGTGCCAAACATGTAAATTTTCACGT encodes:
- the LOC8078962 gene encoding probable serine/threonine-protein kinase WNK5, giving the protein MAVDRVDGEEAFEEVDPTGRFGRYADVLGLGSVKKVYRGFDQEEGIEVAWNRVRLRALADRDPGMVDRLHAEVRLLRSLSHDHIIGFHKVWLDRDAGVLNFITEVCTSGSLREYRHRHRHVSVKALKKWARQILEGLNHLHTHDPCIIHRDLNCSNVFINGNNGQVKIGDLGLAAIVDKTHVAHTILGTPEFMAPELYTETYTESVDIYSYGMCVLEMVTREVPYAECGSVVQIFHNVTRGVPPAALKRLKDPELRGFIERCIGQPRNRPSAAELLQDPFFNGIRGGDDDDALADACSVVAGAPAVPRPRSYVDDLAGLRLD